One Rosa chinensis cultivar Old Blush chromosome 5, RchiOBHm-V2, whole genome shotgun sequence genomic region harbors:
- the LOC112164078 gene encoding uncharacterized protein LOC112164078 codes for MQLHKLKMNPAKCVFGVQAGDFLGFIVHQRGIEVPEDKANAVINASPPRTKKELQRLLGRINFLRRFISNSSSKIHPFSPLLNLQGQNEFVWEPKHQEAFNKIKAYLASPPVLVPPRAGFPLKLYVSAAEASIDSLLAQDDANGVEHAIFYLIKYMLLRPILRGRIGKWVLALSEFSLQYVPQKAVKGQAIADFLAHHLMLDVPAVRDLEVAATTLDRPDLACLPEYAALYQATISLQPWVLYFDGSRTDTLAGAWIVLENLAGDRFSYSFQLEFQCTNNQVEYEGLIIGLEVLLEMEIRDVQILGDSLLVINQLCNEFRCNSFTLVPYWNRALDLLDQFDNIHLEYIPCERNFAVNELA; via the exons ATGCAgctacacaagctcaagatgaatcccgccaagtgcgtttttggagttcaggCTGGAGATTTcctgggattcattgtccatcaaagaggcattgaggtccctgaggataaAGCAAACGCGGTCATCAATGCATCTCCCCCGCGAACGAAGAAAGAGTTACAGCGACTACTGGGTAGGATCAACTTTTTGCGACGATTCATTTCTAACTCTTCAAGCAAAATCCATCCGTTTTCCCCACTGTTGAACTTGCAAGGACAgaatgagtttgtgtgggaacctaaacatcaagaggctttcaaCAAAATCAAGGCCTATCTGGCGAGCCCGCCAGTGCTTGTTCCTCCTAGAGCGGGATTTCCATTAAAGTTGTAtgtttcagcagctgaggcttccattgacAGCCTCCTCGCTCAGGATGATGCAAATGGTGTTGAACACGccatcttttacctca TCAAATATATGCTGTTGCGacctatcttgagaggccgtattggcaagtgggtgctcGCATTATCAGAATTCTCCCTACAGTATGTGCCACAGAAAGCAGTAAAGGGGCAAGCCATAgcagactttctggcacatcacctTATGCTGGATGTCCCCGCGGTTAGAGATTTAGAGGTCGCTGCCACAACTTTAGATCGCCCGGATTTAGCGTGCTTGCCAGAGTACGCCGCGCTTTATCAAGCCACAATCTCACTCCAGCcttgggtgttatattttgacggGTCAAGAACAGATACGCTAGCAGGAGCATGGATTGTCTTGGAAAACCTGGCCGGCGATCGATTTTCCTACTCTTTCCAGTTGGAGTTCCAGTGTACCAATAACCAAGTAGAGTATGAGGGCCTCATTATAGGCCTAGAAGTACTACTGGAAATGGAAATCAGAGATGTACAAATACTTGGCGATTCTCTCTTGGTTATCAATCAGTTGTGCAACGAGTTTAGATGCAATAGCTTCACGTTGGTTCCTTATTGGAACAGGGCATTAGACCTGTTGGACCAGTTTGATAACATACATCTAGAGTACATTCCTTGCGAGCGAAATTTTGCAGTGAACGAGTTGGCCTAA
- the LOC112168459 gene encoding probable disease resistance protein At4g27220 isoform X1, with amino-acid sequence MAQAASASAESSSARRWKYDVFLSFRGEDVRKTFLSHLYHELQKTRSIFAYKDDEELEVGAPISPSLLKAIEESRLAIIVLSPNYASSPWCLEELTKIVHCMEDNNRILPLFYHVEPADVRHQKNSYELAFTRHEEKSRHAEKSRHAMEKLTQWRDALKKVANFSGWHTQSYKTERELVEVIVDSVCSKVRPMEIEFSMSTSDFEEFEATRQAMSEVMDALKDDTVIAVAVYGMGGVGKTTMVEQVGLRAQKCGIFQHVIMVVISQTPNLRNIQGTLADLLGLELKEETNVGRATRLKKEIMRRHKMLIVLDDIWERIDLSSIGIPSYDQLQNCNSKVLLTTRRLNVCHSMGTQSSIPLNILSEEDSWNLFAKKARKHLEKSTEFYDVARKVASECAGLPIALITVARAVGDKDLQEWKEAAERLEMAQPTNLDDKGDVYKCIKLSYDYLRDNDAKSCFLLCCLFPEDDDIPIESLLKYGLGKGLFRDVNTNQTIQKARAKMYMVVKYLVAANLLLNGIGDGYVRMHDVIRDMAMSIALSEDGHGFFVRTRRELRDWPINANDCYSAISLMENNISKLPKELVCSKLQILLLNRNADLKEISDSLFQSPNALRVLDISQTHISSLPPSFGLLSNLQALYVDYCNSRIDISILTKLKKLEILSMRGCDVKIFPIKIGHLTTLRILDVTGGRFDRVPSQVISKLHRLEELRMQCQFKGWRGKGAGGFYSVLFYKNAGFDELTGLSRLNHLHVSLAGSECLPKAIEFDPNWVSFNICINRGWLFSNPTLLRDYRYNHSRVVTLDTSINTLPDWFINVVTKKAETLFYVGSEGLNNIVVEYDHGRLQRLKYLRVQYDENLKELMNTTARLSNEPVFQSLEDLYLSDLACLNKLCVGELPPGSLCNLKILEIRGCPDLLNVLLPAQLLQRLQSLEKLDCSNIEKLEYVFGFEGLEPEQSILTNLRMMRLYVGEVGELTSIWKGPAPYAIFCNLKHMKVAGSNKLKYLFTFVVAQHLLQLEDLWLHDCVSLDRVIEASEETVTNKTLIFPGLKNLVLRDLPQLTSFCTPTGSATSVDIECPSLEHLYMHDCPQLLISAADFNSRNHVQLNSGHLMSSIYGRYVLCHKLHYKLVCSKQWCSLSQ; translated from the exons ATGGCCCAAGCAGCCTCTGCATCGGCTGAATCTTCATCAGCTCGTCGGTGGAAGTATGATGTGTTTTTGAGTTTCAGGGGTGAAGACGTTCGCAAGACTTTTCTCTCCCATTTATACCATGAATTGCAAAAGACGAGAAGCATTTTTGCATAtaaggatgatgaagagcttgaagTAGGGGCTCCTATTTCTCCAAGTCTCTTAAAGGCCATCGAAGAATCAAGGTTGGCCATCATTGTTCTATCGCCaaactatgcttcttctccatGGTGTTTGGAGGAACTTACGAAAATTGTTCATTGCATGGAAGACAACAACAGAATTCTGCCACTTTTTTATCATGTGGAACCAGCTGATGTACGACATCAGAAGAACAGTTACGAACTAGCATTCACCAGGCATGAAGAAAAGTCAAGGCATGCAGAAAAGTCAAGGCATGCAATGGAGAAGCTGACGCAGTGGAGAGATGCTTTAAAGAAGGTGGCCAATTTCTCTGGGTGGCATACACAGAGTTATAA GACGGAAAGAGAACTCGTCGAAGTCATTGTGGACTCTGTGTGCAGTAAGGTACGACCAATGGAAATTGAGTTTTCAATGTCaacctcagattttgaagaATTTGAAGCAACAAGACAAGCCATGTCTGAGGTGATGGATGCATTAAAAGATGACACAGTCATTGCCGTTGCGGTGTATGGAATGGGAGGGGTGGGGAAGACAACTATGGTGGAACAGGTGGGTTTACGAGCTCAAAAATGTGGGATTTTCCAACATGTGATTATGGTTGTCATATCCCAAACGCCCAACTTGAGAAATATTCAAGGCACATTGGCAGATCTGCTAGGCTTGGAATTGAAGGAGGAGACAAACGTTGGAAGAGCTACTAGATTGAAGAAGGAGATAATGAGAAGACACAAGATGCTTATAGTCTTGGACGACATTTGGGAGAGAATAGATTTATCAAGCATAGGAATTCCCAGCTACGACCAGCTTCAAAATTGCAATTCCAAAGTCCTACTCACCACAAGGAGATTGAATGTTTGTCATTCCATGGGGACCCAATCAAGCATTCCTCTGAATATCTTATCAGAGGAAGATTCTTGGAACTTGTTTGcgaagaaagcaagaaaacaTCTTGAAAAATCAACTGAATTCTATGATGTAGCAAGGAAAGTGGCTAGCGAGTGTGCTGGTCTCCCAATCGCGTTGATAACAGTTGCGAGGGCAGTTGGAGATAAGGATCTTcaggaatggaaagaagcaGCTGAACGACTTGAGATGGCTCAACCTACTAACCTTGACGATAAGGGAGATGTGTACAAATGTATAAAGTTAAGCTATGACTACTTGCGTGATAATGATGCCAAGTCATGCTTCTTGCTTTGCTGCTTATTCCCAGAAGATGATGATATCCCAATAGAAAGCTTGTTGAAGTATGGGTTAGGGAAAGGATTGTTTCGAGATGTCAACACAaaccaaacaattcaaaaggctAGAGCCAAAATGTACATGGTGGTCAAGTATCTTGTAGCTGCTAACTTGCTTTTGAATGGTATAGGGGATGGATACGTAAGGATGCATGATGTCATTCGAGATATGGCTATGTCAATTGCTTTGTCAGAAGATGGACATGGGTTTTTTGTAAGAACTCGTCGTGAATTAAGAGACTGGCCAATCAATGCAAATGATTGCTACTCAGCAATCTCGCTGATGGAGAACAACATTAGCAAGCTTCCAAAAGAGTTGGTATGTTCAAAACTGCAGATTTTATTGCTAAATAGAAATGCTGATTTGAAAGAGATCTCAGATTCCTTGTTTCAAAGTCCGAATGCATTAAGGGTCTTAGATATTAGTCAAACTCATATTTCATCATTACCCCCATCATTCGGTCTTCTGTCCAATCTTCAAGCTCTCTATGTAGATTATTGCAACTCAAGAATTGACATATCCATACTTACAAAACTGAAGAAACTTGAGATTCTTAGTATGAGAGGATGTGATGTTAAGATATTTCCTATTAAAATAGGACATTTGACCACTTTGAGAATTTTGGACGTCACTGGTGGACGTTTTGATAGAGTTCCATCTCAAGTGATTTCAAAGTTGCATAGATTAGAAGAATTGCGCATGCAATGTCAATTTAAGGGATGGCGTGGTAAAGGCGCGGGAGGCTTTTATTCTGTTCTTTTTTATAAGAATGCTGGCTTCGATGAGTTAACTGGCTTGTCACGTTTAAACCATTTGCATGTATCCCTAGCTGGTTCAGAATGCTTGCCTAAAGCTATCGAGTTTGATCCAAATTGGGTAAGCTTTAATATATGTATCAACAGAGGCTGGTTGTTCAGTAATCCCACCTTGCTACGTGACTATCGTTACAATCATTCCAGAGTCGTGACTCTTGACACAAGCATCAATACATTACCGGATTGGTTTATCAATGTGGTGACAAAGAAAGCGGAGACGCTATTTTATGTTGGATCCGAGGGCTTAAATAACATTGTTGTGGAGTATGACCATGGAAGACTCCAGAGATTGAAGTATCTCCGTGTACAATATGACGAGAACCTGAAAGAGTTGATGAACACAACAGCACGACTTTCAAATGAACCTGTATTTCAGAGTTTGGAAGATTTGTATCTCTCTGACTTAGCTTGCTTGAATAAATTATGTGTAGGTGAATTACCACCTGGGTCTCTATGTAATCTGAAGATATTGGAGATCAGAGGTTGTCCTGACTTGCTGAATGTACTTTTACCAGCACAATTATTACAGAGACTACAAAGTCTGGAAAAACTAGATTGTTCGAATATAGAGAAGCTGGAATATGTGTTTGGATTTGAAGGGCTGGAGCCCGAACAAAGCATATTGACAAATTTGAGAATGATGAGATTGTATGTAGGTGAAGTTGGTGAACTAACAAGCATATGGAAAGGTCCTGCTCCATATGCAATCTTCTGTAATCTTAAGCATATGAAAGTTGCTGGGTCGAACAAATTGAAATATCTCTTCACATTCGTTGTAGCTCAGCATCTCTTACAATTGGAAGACCTTTGGCTACATGATTGTGTTAGCTTGGACAGAGTTATTGAAGCAAGCGAGGAAACAGTTACCAACAAAACACTAATCTTTCCTGGATTGAAGAACTTAGTTCTGAGAGATCTTCCACAACTGACAAGCTTCTGCACTCCAACTGGAAGTGCCACTTCAGTGGATATTGAGTGTCCTTCATTGGAACACTTGTATATGCATGACTGTCCTCAATTGTTGATCTCTGCTGCCGACTTCAACAGTAGGAACCATGTACAACTTAATTCTGGACATCTGATGTCGTCTATATACGGAAGGTATGTGTTGTGCCACAAGCTTCATTATAAGCTAGTGTGCAGTAAACAATGGTGTTCActtagtcaataa
- the LOC112168459 gene encoding probable disease resistance protein At4g27220 isoform X2 has protein sequence MAQAASASAESSSARRWKYDVFLSFRGEDVRKTFLSHLYHELQKTRSIFAYKDDEELEVGAPISPSLLKAIEESRLAIIVLSPNYASSPWCLEELTKIVHCMEDNNRILPLFYHVEPADVRHQKNSYELAFTRHEEKSRHAEKSRHAMEKLTQWRDALKKVANFSGWHTQSYKTERELVEVIVDSVCSKVRPMEIEFSMSTSDFEEFEATRQAMSEVMDALKDDTVIAVAVYGMGGVGKTTMVEQVGLRAQKCGIFQHVIMVVISQTPNLRNIQGTLADLLGLELKEETNVGRATRLKKEIMRRHKMLIVLDDIWERIDLSSIGIPSYDQLQNCNSKVLLTTRRLNVCHSMGTQSSIPLNILSEEDSWNLFAKKARKHLEKSTEFYDVARKVASECAGLPIALITVARAVGDKDLQEWKEAAERLEMAQPTNLDDKGDVYKCIKLSYDYLRDNDAKSCFLLCCLFPEDDDIPIESLLKYGLGKGLFRDVNTNQTIQKARAKMYMVVKYLVAANLLLNGIGDGYVRMHDVIRDMAMSIALSEDGHGFFVRTRRELRDWPINANDCYSAISLMENNISKLPKELVCSKLQILLLNRNADLKEISDSLFQSPNALRVLDISQTHISSLPPSFGLLSNLQALYVDYCNSRIDISILTKLKKLEILSMRGCDVKIFPIKIGHLTTLRILDVTGGRFDRVPSQVISKLHRLEELRMQCQFKGWRGKGAGGFYSVLFYKNAGFDELTGLSRLNHLHVSLAGSECLPKAIEFDPNWVSFNICINRGWLFSNPTLLRDYRYNHSRVVTLDTSINTLPDWFINVVTKKAETLFYVGSEGLNNIVVEYDHGRLQRLKYLRVQYDENLKELMNTTARLSNEPVFQSLEDLYLSDLACLNKLCVGELPPGSLCNLKILEIRGCPDLLNVLLPAQLLQRLQSLEKLDCSNIEKLEYVFGFEGLEPEQSILTNLRMMRLYVGEVGELTSIWKGPAPYAIFCNLKHMKVAGSNKLKYLFTFVVAQHLLQLEDLWLHDCVSLDRVIEASEETVTNKTLIFPGLKNLVLRDLPQLTSFCTPTGSATSVDIECPSLEHLYMHDCPQLLISAADFNSRNHVQLNSGHLMSSIYGRWS, from the exons ATGGCCCAAGCAGCCTCTGCATCGGCTGAATCTTCATCAGCTCGTCGGTGGAAGTATGATGTGTTTTTGAGTTTCAGGGGTGAAGACGTTCGCAAGACTTTTCTCTCCCATTTATACCATGAATTGCAAAAGACGAGAAGCATTTTTGCATAtaaggatgatgaagagcttgaagTAGGGGCTCCTATTTCTCCAAGTCTCTTAAAGGCCATCGAAGAATCAAGGTTGGCCATCATTGTTCTATCGCCaaactatgcttcttctccatGGTGTTTGGAGGAACTTACGAAAATTGTTCATTGCATGGAAGACAACAACAGAATTCTGCCACTTTTTTATCATGTGGAACCAGCTGATGTACGACATCAGAAGAACAGTTACGAACTAGCATTCACCAGGCATGAAGAAAAGTCAAGGCATGCAGAAAAGTCAAGGCATGCAATGGAGAAGCTGACGCAGTGGAGAGATGCTTTAAAGAAGGTGGCCAATTTCTCTGGGTGGCATACACAGAGTTATAA GACGGAAAGAGAACTCGTCGAAGTCATTGTGGACTCTGTGTGCAGTAAGGTACGACCAATGGAAATTGAGTTTTCAATGTCaacctcagattttgaagaATTTGAAGCAACAAGACAAGCCATGTCTGAGGTGATGGATGCATTAAAAGATGACACAGTCATTGCCGTTGCGGTGTATGGAATGGGAGGGGTGGGGAAGACAACTATGGTGGAACAGGTGGGTTTACGAGCTCAAAAATGTGGGATTTTCCAACATGTGATTATGGTTGTCATATCCCAAACGCCCAACTTGAGAAATATTCAAGGCACATTGGCAGATCTGCTAGGCTTGGAATTGAAGGAGGAGACAAACGTTGGAAGAGCTACTAGATTGAAGAAGGAGATAATGAGAAGACACAAGATGCTTATAGTCTTGGACGACATTTGGGAGAGAATAGATTTATCAAGCATAGGAATTCCCAGCTACGACCAGCTTCAAAATTGCAATTCCAAAGTCCTACTCACCACAAGGAGATTGAATGTTTGTCATTCCATGGGGACCCAATCAAGCATTCCTCTGAATATCTTATCAGAGGAAGATTCTTGGAACTTGTTTGcgaagaaagcaagaaaacaTCTTGAAAAATCAACTGAATTCTATGATGTAGCAAGGAAAGTGGCTAGCGAGTGTGCTGGTCTCCCAATCGCGTTGATAACAGTTGCGAGGGCAGTTGGAGATAAGGATCTTcaggaatggaaagaagcaGCTGAACGACTTGAGATGGCTCAACCTACTAACCTTGACGATAAGGGAGATGTGTACAAATGTATAAAGTTAAGCTATGACTACTTGCGTGATAATGATGCCAAGTCATGCTTCTTGCTTTGCTGCTTATTCCCAGAAGATGATGATATCCCAATAGAAAGCTTGTTGAAGTATGGGTTAGGGAAAGGATTGTTTCGAGATGTCAACACAaaccaaacaattcaaaaggctAGAGCCAAAATGTACATGGTGGTCAAGTATCTTGTAGCTGCTAACTTGCTTTTGAATGGTATAGGGGATGGATACGTAAGGATGCATGATGTCATTCGAGATATGGCTATGTCAATTGCTTTGTCAGAAGATGGACATGGGTTTTTTGTAAGAACTCGTCGTGAATTAAGAGACTGGCCAATCAATGCAAATGATTGCTACTCAGCAATCTCGCTGATGGAGAACAACATTAGCAAGCTTCCAAAAGAGTTGGTATGTTCAAAACTGCAGATTTTATTGCTAAATAGAAATGCTGATTTGAAAGAGATCTCAGATTCCTTGTTTCAAAGTCCGAATGCATTAAGGGTCTTAGATATTAGTCAAACTCATATTTCATCATTACCCCCATCATTCGGTCTTCTGTCCAATCTTCAAGCTCTCTATGTAGATTATTGCAACTCAAGAATTGACATATCCATACTTACAAAACTGAAGAAACTTGAGATTCTTAGTATGAGAGGATGTGATGTTAAGATATTTCCTATTAAAATAGGACATTTGACCACTTTGAGAATTTTGGACGTCACTGGTGGACGTTTTGATAGAGTTCCATCTCAAGTGATTTCAAAGTTGCATAGATTAGAAGAATTGCGCATGCAATGTCAATTTAAGGGATGGCGTGGTAAAGGCGCGGGAGGCTTTTATTCTGTTCTTTTTTATAAGAATGCTGGCTTCGATGAGTTAACTGGCTTGTCACGTTTAAACCATTTGCATGTATCCCTAGCTGGTTCAGAATGCTTGCCTAAAGCTATCGAGTTTGATCCAAATTGGGTAAGCTTTAATATATGTATCAACAGAGGCTGGTTGTTCAGTAATCCCACCTTGCTACGTGACTATCGTTACAATCATTCCAGAGTCGTGACTCTTGACACAAGCATCAATACATTACCGGATTGGTTTATCAATGTGGTGACAAAGAAAGCGGAGACGCTATTTTATGTTGGATCCGAGGGCTTAAATAACATTGTTGTGGAGTATGACCATGGAAGACTCCAGAGATTGAAGTATCTCCGTGTACAATATGACGAGAACCTGAAAGAGTTGATGAACACAACAGCACGACTTTCAAATGAACCTGTATTTCAGAGTTTGGAAGATTTGTATCTCTCTGACTTAGCTTGCTTGAATAAATTATGTGTAGGTGAATTACCACCTGGGTCTCTATGTAATCTGAAGATATTGGAGATCAGAGGTTGTCCTGACTTGCTGAATGTACTTTTACCAGCACAATTATTACAGAGACTACAAAGTCTGGAAAAACTAGATTGTTCGAATATAGAGAAGCTGGAATATGTGTTTGGATTTGAAGGGCTGGAGCCCGAACAAAGCATATTGACAAATTTGAGAATGATGAGATTGTATGTAGGTGAAGTTGGTGAACTAACAAGCATATGGAAAGGTCCTGCTCCATATGCAATCTTCTGTAATCTTAAGCATATGAAAGTTGCTGGGTCGAACAAATTGAAATATCTCTTCACATTCGTTGTAGCTCAGCATCTCTTACAATTGGAAGACCTTTGGCTACATGATTGTGTTAGCTTGGACAGAGTTATTGAAGCAAGCGAGGAAACAGTTACCAACAAAACACTAATCTTTCCTGGATTGAAGAACTTAGTTCTGAGAGATCTTCCACAACTGACAAGCTTCTGCACTCCAACTGGAAGTGCCACTTCAGTGGATATTGAGTGTCCTTCATTGGAACACTTGTATATGCATGACTGTCCTCAATTGTTGATCTCTGCTGCCGACTTCAACAGTAGGAACCATGTACAACTTAATTCTGGACATCTGATGTCGTCTATATACGGAAG GTGGTCGTAA
- the LOC112164077 gene encoding uncharacterized protein LOC112164077 — translation MGGEVDKLAKEWGIQFVHSSPYYAQSNGQAEASNKIIITLLKKMLEANPRQWHETLYETLWAYRTSKRNPTATTPYALMFGHDAVLPLEVNVQSLRIQEQHHLIGEDYVQAMWQEHEDLSEKRLEDLDSLVMEKQRVARAYDKRTRGRNYSEGELVWKAVLPLGEKLDGRGKWTPRWEGPYIIYKILRKGAFHLKDLDRDVHHNPINGRYLKKYFLNVWDAEES, via the coding sequence ATGGGTGGTGAAGTTGATAAACTGGCAAAGGAATGGGGAATACAGTTCGTCCATTCCAGTCCTTATTATGCTCAATCTaacggtcaagcggaggccagcaacaaaatcatcatcactttGCTGAAGAAAATGTTGGAAGCTAATCCGCGACAATGGCATGAGACCCTTTATGAGACACTTTGGGCCTACCGCACATCGAAGCGAAATCCCACCGCGACTACACCttatgctttgatgtttggcCATGACGCAGTCCTACCTTTGGAAGTCAACGTCCAATCATTACGAATCCAAGAGCAACATCATCTCATTGGAGAAGACTACGTTCAGGCTATGTGGCAggaacatgaagaccttagcGAAAAGCGCTTGGAGGATTTAGATAGTTTGGTCATGGAAAAGCAACGAGTCGCTCGAGCCTATGACAAGCGAACAAGGGGAAGGAATTACAGCGAAGGagagttggtttggaaagcagttcTCCCGCTTGGCGAAAAATTAGATGGTCGCGGCAAATGGACTCCAagatgggaaggcccgtacatcaTTTATAAAATCTTAAGGAAAGGagcttttcatctcaaggacCTGGATAGAGATGTCCATCATAACCCTATTAATGGGAGATACTTGAAGAAATACTTTCTCAATGTCTGGGACGCGGAGGAGTCGTAG